Proteins from a genomic interval of Treponema brennaborense DSM 12168:
- a CDS encoding FecR domain-containing protein, whose amino-acid sequence MKKNKNTTFKNNRLSFLFVFVNLVCFAAACLNGFLFLKSFNQALFRLGETPIATITFKYKTAQRKFMDRVVWDRLRQSSSVYNGDTIRTAPLSEATIWFSDGNVMQLYENTMAQVFLRDDGLNAVLDEGGVSVDSSSGENGVKLLTGGVSVQIESGSTMNAAASADNISLQVTSGTAVLSDSKGARQAVSAGDALNVSSAGETSAAPALSVVSPSPNVKILKHGAEPAVQEFVWKLHNTPEHTEVLLEISSVHTFETIEKSVSVTDAGSVSVELNDGVWYWRMTAPPHTGESKNGKITVIKSLPPTLIAPVVDYTYSYRTQKPPVRFLWTESAFATSYKFVIADNKELKNPVVEQMSALPSSIVSSLGAGKWYWQVTPYYTINRIGLKSPSSVNSFTIKQRADFPPPTPLRPPENGFVNTKNGASAGFSWKSEEEAAGYKLFISGNEDLSAPAVKVDVGDNYYISENTVKLLSNGKWYWGVAQVDTEGNVSQVSKARAFLAVDGDMIQRTVFPPDGYAVDSGRVQDVRFTWKTNIPFDTRIQISGNADFTHNVYDNVLKATALSGQNFAEGTYYWRIIADTDLMQLSSTVKTFSVLGSLQAPVCQSPADKTRAVIRPETPYEFQWSEVSGAGYYKVQLFKDGAETPVYERGFIDGTSIKIDMAAMDEGAYRWTVQSFAAETEMSSRRTGLLGESVFQMKKLKPVTLVSPAHKTQFDGVQAILNPEKAVWNSVEATKLSEFILTRIDGKEERTVMSIKNPDKTIQLDRLHSGDYRWTVTAETYDDLDVSAVKDFEFTVLPVTPLPAAVLQTPADRTVYNAEYIRQSRKIEFTWTAVKNASDYIFRIADSAGNGLLEHRINAGTAYTLEDLAVLDRGTFTWSVEAERRMQDDTILQEGIPVQAKFTVDLPKLDKPLLNDVGKLYGK is encoded by the coding sequence ATGAAGAAGAACAAAAATACGACATTCAAAAATAACCGGCTTTCCTTTTTGTTCGTATTCGTCAATTTAGTCTGTTTCGCTGCCGCCTGTTTGAACGGCTTTTTGTTTCTCAAGAGCTTCAATCAGGCTTTGTTCAGACTGGGCGAAACGCCGATCGCCACAATCACGTTCAAGTACAAAACCGCCCAGCGTAAATTCATGGACAGAGTTGTGTGGGACAGGCTGCGCCAAAGTTCTTCGGTGTACAACGGCGACACAATCAGAACCGCGCCGCTTTCGGAAGCCACAATCTGGTTTTCCGATGGCAACGTCATGCAGCTTTATGAAAACACGATGGCGCAGGTTTTTCTGCGCGACGACGGACTGAACGCGGTTTTGGACGAGGGTGGCGTTTCGGTGGATTCTTCATCGGGTGAAAATGGCGTGAAACTTCTGACCGGCGGCGTTTCGGTGCAGATCGAATCCGGCTCTACGATGAACGCGGCGGCTTCGGCGGATAACATTTCGCTGCAAGTAACTTCCGGCACAGCCGTTTTGTCCGACTCGAAGGGCGCCCGGCAGGCGGTTTCTGCCGGCGATGCGTTGAACGTTTCATCTGCCGGCGAAACTTCAGCAGCTCCGGCTTTGTCCGTCGTTTCGCCAAGCCCCAATGTCAAAATTTTAAAGCACGGCGCGGAACCTGCGGTGCAGGAATTCGTTTGGAAGCTGCACAACACGCCTGAGCATACTGAAGTTCTGCTTGAGATTTCTTCCGTCCACACGTTCGAGACGATAGAAAAAAGCGTTTCCGTTACGGATGCGGGAAGCGTTTCCGTGGAACTGAACGACGGCGTATGGTACTGGCGCATGACTGCCCCCCCCCATACCGGGGAAAGTAAAAACGGAAAGATTACCGTAATAAAATCCTTGCCGCCAACCCTCATTGCGCCGGTGGTGGACTACACTTACAGCTACCGCACGCAAAAGCCGCCGGTGCGGTTTTTGTGGACGGAAAGCGCGTTCGCCACATCGTACAAGTTCGTAATCGCCGACAACAAGGAACTGAAAAATCCTGTGGTCGAGCAGATGTCGGCGCTTCCGTCGAGCATCGTGTCCTCTTTGGGCGCGGGCAAATGGTATTGGCAGGTAACGCCGTACTACACGATCAACAGAATCGGGCTGAAATCTCCGTCCTCAGTGAATTCTTTTACAATAAAGCAGCGCGCCGACTTTCCGCCGCCGACGCCGCTTCGCCCTCCGGAAAACGGTTTTGTAAATACGAAAAACGGCGCTTCGGCAGGATTTTCCTGGAAGTCCGAGGAAGAGGCCGCCGGGTACAAGCTGTTTATTTCCGGCAATGAAGATTTAAGCGCGCCGGCCGTAAAAGTCGACGTGGGCGACAATTACTATATTTCTGAAAACACGGTGAAATTGCTGAGCAACGGCAAATGGTATTGGGGCGTGGCGCAGGTGGACACGGAGGGAAACGTTTCGCAAGTTTCAAAAGCGCGCGCCTTCCTTGCCGTTGACGGCGACATGATTCAGCGGACGGTCTTTCCGCCCGACGGATACGCCGTAGATTCAGGGCGAGTGCAGGACGTACGCTTTACGTGGAAAACGAACATTCCGTTCGACACGCGAATACAGATTTCCGGGAACGCGGATTTTACACACAACGTTTACGATAATGTTTTGAAAGCCACCGCGTTGAGCGGCCAGAATTTTGCCGAGGGAACCTACTACTGGCGGATAATTGCGGACACCGATTTGATGCAGCTTTCTTCCACGGTAAAAACGTTTTCCGTTTTGGGTTCGCTCCAAGCCCCCGTCTGCCAAAGTCCGGCAGACAAGACGCGCGCCGTAATCAGACCGGAAACACCTTACGAGTTCCAATGGTCGGAAGTTTCCGGCGCGGGATATTACAAAGTGCAGCTTTTCAAGGACGGCGCAGAAACTCCGGTGTACGAGCGCGGATTTATAGACGGCACTTCAATTAAAATCGACATGGCGGCAATGGACGAGGGTGCGTACCGTTGGACAGTGCAGTCGTTCGCCGCAGAAACGGAAATGTCTTCAAGGCGGACCGGTTTGCTCGGCGAAAGCGTTTTTCAGATGAAAAAATTGAAGCCGGTTACGCTCGTGTCGCCTGCACATAAAACTCAGTTTGACGGCGTTCAGGCCATCCTCAATCCGGAAAAAGCCGTTTGGAATTCCGTTGAAGCTACGAAGCTTTCCGAATTCATTTTGACACGCATTGACGGCAAAGAAGAACGAACCGTGATGAGCATAAAAAATCCGGATAAGACAATACAGCTTGACCGCCTGCATTCCGGCGACTACCGTTGGACGGTGACCGCCGAAACTTACGACGACCTCGACGTTTCCGCAGTGAAAGATTTTGAGTTTACGGTTCTGCCCGTAACGCCGCTGCCCGCTGCGGTCTTGCAGACTCCGGCCGACAGGACGGTTTACAACGCCGAGTACATAAGGCAGTCCCGGAAAATCGAATTTACTTGGACGGCGGTAAAAAATGCGAGCGACTATATTTTCAGGATAGCGGACTCAGCCGGAAACGGGCTTTTGGAGCACAGGATAAACGCCGGCACGGCGTACACGCTTGAAGACCTGGCCGTCCTTGACCGCGGTACGTTCACTTGGTCGGTGGAAGCCGAGAGGAGAATGCAGGACGACACGATATTGCAGGAGGGAATTCCCGTGCAGGCGAAATTCACCGTGGATTTGCCGAAGCTGGACAAGCCGCTTTTGAACGACGTGGGAAAACTCTATGGGAAATAA
- a CDS encoding extracellular solute-binding protein, whose amino-acid sequence MKQLVKVIAVLLMCGLMLPVFANGTKDSGANGPVTIELWYGAAVTEAGPPPADWAGFQIIKDKLGIELKLTALPSNESDQDVKVNAAGAANSLPDLFMVRRETYPNLVKNGLLAPVDEMYAMMPDRTSKLYDEDSRTFTTINGKSYALAQPGAIAKNEGVLIRKDWLDKLGLTVPVTLEDYLNVMKAFTFNDPDGNGKDDTYGFGAFLEINTLEEGLGRRFNPFFGAFGVPGTWSMKASDAGLNVRKAGYYDAMVYIKRMIDEKVIDPNWLAYKKDDFRAAWKQGKFGIMREQNAAFASESNYAPFDKNFPNGEWIVIDPPANTNGQKSVGNYTVGYRMYAVSAKAAKAGKMPAIAKLLEWMSSDEGYYLLGWGVEGVNYIKGADGVPTIEGLADPAKAFSKPEMQPLTQLRNMVYYNSDIELAARYPTYKAPTSGKEMSALKVLRQMQSKPWTATISADTLPNPNADLKRFYEQGVVEFLTGKRTLTKANWDAWVAEFDKMGGKAWEDSGIAYAKENNLLK is encoded by the coding sequence ATGAAACAGCTTGTTAAAGTTATTGCCGTACTGCTGATGTGCGGACTTATGCTGCCCGTTTTTGCAAACGGAACGAAAGATTCCGGTGCAAACGGCCCTGTTACGATCGAATTGTGGTACGGCGCTGCCGTTACCGAAGCCGGACCGCCTCCCGCCGATTGGGCTGGATTTCAGATCATTAAAGACAAACTCGGAATCGAGCTGAAACTGACCGCGCTTCCGTCGAACGAATCCGATCAGGACGTTAAAGTCAACGCCGCGGGCGCTGCGAACAGTCTGCCCGACTTGTTCATGGTTCGCCGCGAAACGTATCCCAACTTGGTAAAGAACGGCCTGCTCGCGCCGGTTGACGAAATGTACGCGATGATGCCCGATCGTACGTCAAAACTGTACGACGAAGATTCTCGGACGTTTACGACGATCAACGGAAAATCCTACGCGCTTGCACAGCCCGGCGCCATCGCCAAAAACGAAGGCGTGCTGATCCGCAAAGACTGGCTTGACAAATTGGGACTTACAGTTCCCGTTACGCTTGAAGATTATCTGAACGTCATGAAAGCGTTCACGTTCAACGACCCCGACGGAAACGGCAAAGACGATACGTACGGTTTCGGTGCGTTCCTTGAAATCAACACGCTGGAAGAAGGCCTCGGCCGCCGGTTCAACCCGTTCTTCGGTGCGTTCGGCGTTCCCGGTACCTGGTCGATGAAAGCGTCGGATGCCGGACTGAATGTCCGCAAAGCCGGTTATTACGACGCGATGGTGTACATCAAGAGAATGATCGATGAAAAAGTGATCGACCCGAACTGGCTGGCGTATAAGAAAGACGATTTCCGCGCCGCTTGGAAACAGGGAAAATTCGGCATCATGCGCGAGCAGAACGCCGCGTTCGCTTCCGAATCGAACTACGCACCGTTCGACAAAAACTTCCCGAACGGCGAATGGATCGTAATCGATCCGCCGGCGAACACGAACGGTCAGAAATCGGTCGGTAACTATACCGTCGGCTACCGTATGTACGCGGTTTCCGCAAAAGCGGCGAAAGCGGGAAAAATGCCCGCCATCGCAAAACTGCTTGAATGGATGTCTTCGGACGAAGGTTACTATCTGCTCGGATGGGGCGTTGAAGGCGTCAACTATATCAAAGGTGCGGACGGCGTTCCGACGATAGAAGGCCTTGCCGATCCGGCGAAAGCGTTCTCCAAACCCGAAATGCAGCCGCTGACCCAGCTGCGCAACATGGTATACTATAACAGCGACATCGAACTTGCCGCGCGCTATCCCACTTACAAGGCCCCCACGTCCGGTAAGGAAATGAGTGCGCTGAAAGTTCTGCGCCAGATGCAGTCGAAGCCGTGGACGGCCACCATTTCTGCGGATACGCTGCCGAACCCGAACGCCGACCTGAAACGTTTCTACGAACAGGGCGTCGTCGAGTTCCTGACCGGCAAACGCACGCTGACCAAAGCGAATTGGGACGCCTGGGTTGCCGAATTCGACAAAATGGGCGGTAAAGCATGGGAAGATTCCGGTATCGCTTACGCGAAGGAAAACAACCTGCTCAAATAG
- the yfcE gene encoding phosphodiesterase has translation MKYLICSDIHGSAAAAGLLIGWFEKLRCDRLVILGDTLYHGPRNPLPPGHDPKGVVDLLNPYADRIVACRGNCDAEVDQMLLAFPTMGDTALIVDDGVRLVASHGHVYSPERLPPLLPGDVFLSGHTHVQMLEKNADGVVLCNPGSAALPKGGSPAGFAVYEARTLTLYDMNGTELRTLRV, from the coding sequence GTGAAATATCTGATCTGTTCGGACATACACGGTTCGGCGGCAGCCGCCGGTTTGCTGATCGGCTGGTTTGAAAAGCTGCGCTGCGACCGGCTGGTCATTTTGGGCGACACGCTGTATCACGGACCGCGTAATCCGCTGCCGCCGGGGCACGATCCGAAGGGCGTCGTCGATTTGCTGAACCCGTACGCAGACAGAATCGTCGCGTGCCGGGGAAATTGCGATGCCGAAGTGGATCAGATGCTGCTTGCGTTTCCGACGATGGGCGACACGGCGCTGATCGTCGACGACGGCGTGCGGCTGGTGGCTTCTCACGGGCACGTGTATTCGCCCGAACGTTTGCCGCCGCTTTTACCGGGCGACGTGTTCCTGTCGGGGCACACGCACGTTCAAATGCTTGAAAAAAATGCGGACGGCGTCGTGCTGTGCAATCCCGGTTCGGCGGCGCTGCCGAAAGGCGGTTCGCCTGCGGGTTTCGCCGTGTACGAAGCACGGACGCTGACGTTGTACGATATGAACGGAACCGAATTACGGACGCTGCGCGTGTAG
- a CDS encoding DUF6261 family protein, protein MTKLISRARVSEVDTVSDVLVRLYKSDENLAEDVFLKDVMSEIEKISADLTTAIKQDKVFSRLDEADTVRDEAIRSLGTLLDGYAAIPVPAKKDAAQILKPIFAKYGKAAATANYATESSLIESLLEDFGAEKLSGSVSALDGIPQILVQIRQAQDAFNKANDAYVAASSVKSESASSVKKQLIAIINEKLIPYVAAMIMANPGVYTPFTSKLEIEIGRVNGMISNRKAG, encoded by the coding sequence ATGACTAAACTTATTTCACGGGCGCGCGTTTCGGAAGTGGACACCGTAAGCGACGTTCTTGTCCGACTGTACAAATCGGATGAAAACTTGGCGGAGGACGTTTTCTTAAAAGACGTAATGTCGGAAATCGAAAAAATTTCGGCAGACCTTACGACGGCAATCAAACAAGACAAAGTGTTCAGCCGCCTTGACGAGGCGGACACCGTGCGTGACGAAGCAATCCGCAGCCTCGGCACGCTGCTCGACGGGTACGCTGCGATTCCCGTTCCGGCAAAAAAAGACGCCGCGCAGATTCTGAAGCCGATTTTTGCAAAATACGGAAAAGCCGCCGCGACCGCAAACTACGCAACCGAATCGTCCCTGATAGAAAGCCTGCTTGAAGATTTCGGGGCGGAAAAACTTTCCGGCTCCGTTTCCGCTTTAGACGGAATTCCGCAAATCCTCGTGCAGATCAGGCAGGCACAGGACGCTTTTAACAAGGCGAACGATGCGTACGTTGCCGCCTCAAGCGTTAAAAGCGAAAGCGCCTCTTCCGTAAAAAAACAGCTCATCGCAATCATCAACGAAAAACTCATTCCGTATGTAGCGGCAATGATAATGGCAAACCCCGGCGTGTACACTCCTTTTACCTCAAAACTCGAAATTGAAATCGGACGCGTCAACGGCATGATAAGCAACCGCAAAGCCGGCTAA
- a CDS encoding right-handed parallel beta-helix repeat-containing protein, whose product MKKKLFYRSVFAAMSAAALLLSASCTNIFSAAQAEAAQTADGMCSLNVNASYARSAYPSALPQLFYYAVIHNETSGTYCSAAGTSGDPVYLKNSAGDTATASPVFLFPLQTAGWNGTITLYGFSSGYNGSSHSADCLVSGSGTFTVAAGSKTAAAAVNVSLNGTYKDTAKGSISLKILLSDDLSAEIENKDNITLKCANKMDDAPLSLDASLSGTVLTLSASEVAAGTYSLALEFSDGTNLVATDYVTQTISVFPGLTTDKWYAASGSEEETLSVNCNTGTIYYVCGDNPLRLADEGKDTNSGLSAGAPLKTVAAAAAKCIAYDTAYTIYVDGTTTETAQIVIGDGNGQPVVTVTIKSFVPAVAGSEINPNATIARGTGEDDNNMSVILVEENATLNMMDITIDGSNVENDGNGACIDMGGTGCTLTNCVIQNGTLNTSRTNLDGGGIYAKSGTLTLDKSKVRNCTSVRAGGGIYSAGTLTLTGCTIQNCKVLTAGPAGQGGGLYIFNGSVTMSGGTISGNTAEGSSAGYGGGVYNNGTFNMSGSAVVDSDNDVYLVSGKTITVTGVLTGTAPVATITPEDCTTNPQVIAADGVLLAEEVLKFSTSDTNYIIDDAGYICKKITGSSLSASELSTRNYIFESTTISDDSVSISSDTIIKCADGVTLTTPPITIASGNTLEFSSMGDVTTKPVITSSNTSSSLLTVSGGTFTANNVEIKGNTSASNVAGACLNISGGTANLTNVDFTGNIAGGTITGGCIYATGTSSVTYNGGTFTAADGSTGGNATGFLAYAAGSSTLRISNVEITRNTVKNLIYTQDSVKLSLSKCKVTDNTLSNSSDNSGLLLTSSSENTENVIEECTVSNNTFDSASQGYIGQIIYYSGSGGVLTIDKSTFSSNTGTGNNGAIIAVAFGATIKVTGGTYSENEIGNTADSSVCKGGAFYCAGILSISKDSSNNETQIKNNKLSSEQYARGPAIYIEAAGIVTTDTETVITGNTKDDRESRNNQSYGQIYCETEGTYNFVTATSNTNYLNAE is encoded by the coding sequence ATGAAAAAGAAGCTATTTTACCGGAGCGTTTTTGCTGCAATGTCGGCAGCTGCGCTGCTGCTTTCAGCCTCATGCACAAACATATTCTCCGCTGCGCAGGCGGAAGCTGCGCAGACAGCAGACGGAATGTGCTCTCTGAACGTAAACGCATCGTATGCGCGCTCCGCATACCCTTCCGCCCTGCCGCAGCTGTTCTACTATGCCGTCATTCACAACGAGACAAGCGGCACATACTGTTCGGCAGCCGGAACAAGCGGCGATCCTGTGTATCTTAAAAATTCAGCAGGCGATACCGCCACGGCTTCTCCCGTATTCCTGTTTCCCCTGCAGACAGCCGGCTGGAACGGAACGATTACGCTTTACGGATTTTCCTCCGGTTACAACGGTTCGTCACACAGTGCCGACTGTCTGGTAAGCGGCAGCGGAACTTTCACTGTAGCTGCAGGCAGCAAAACGGCTGCCGCAGCCGTAAACGTTTCCCTGAACGGAACATACAAAGACACTGCGAAAGGTTCTATCAGTCTGAAAATTTTACTTTCAGATGATTTATCTGCTGAAATCGAAAACAAAGACAATATTACTTTGAAATGTGCTAACAAAATGGACGACGCTCCTTTATCGCTTGACGCAAGTCTTTCAGGTACAGTCCTGACATTATCAGCTTCCGAAGTTGCTGCCGGAACATACTCGTTGGCACTGGAATTTTCGGACGGTACAAACCTCGTTGCAACGGATTATGTTACGCAGACAATATCCGTATTCCCCGGACTTACGACAGACAAATGGTATGCAGCGAGCGGCTCGGAAGAAGAAACTTTGTCAGTTAACTGTAACACCGGAACGATTTATTACGTATGCGGTGATAATCCTTTAAGATTGGCTGACGAGGGAAAAGACACGAATTCAGGACTTTCCGCCGGGGCGCCGCTTAAAACCGTCGCCGCCGCAGCCGCAAAATGCATAGCGTATGACACGGCGTATACGATTTACGTTGACGGCACGACGACGGAAACGGCGCAGATTGTAATCGGGGATGGTAATGGACAACCGGTCGTAACGGTAACGATAAAAAGCTTCGTTCCTGCTGTGGCAGGAAGCGAAATAAACCCGAACGCAACAATTGCGCGCGGTACAGGCGAGGACGACAACAACATGAGCGTGATACTGGTTGAAGAAAACGCCACGCTCAATATGATGGACATAACGATTGACGGCTCTAATGTTGAAAACGACGGAAACGGTGCCTGCATTGACATGGGCGGCACAGGCTGTACGCTTACAAACTGCGTCATTCAAAACGGAACGCTTAACACGAGCAGAACTAATCTTGACGGCGGCGGCATTTACGCAAAAAGCGGCACGTTGACCCTTGATAAATCAAAAGTCCGGAACTGCACGTCCGTTAGAGCTGGCGGCGGCATCTACAGCGCAGGAACGCTTACGCTTACCGGCTGCACAATACAAAACTGCAAAGTTCTAACGGCTGGCCCGGCTGGTCAAGGCGGCGGGCTGTACATTTTTAATGGCAGCGTAACCATGAGCGGCGGAACAATTTCCGGTAATACGGCAGAAGGTTCTTCAGCAGGATATGGCGGCGGTGTGTACAATAACGGTACTTTCAATATGAGCGGCTCGGCCGTCGTTGATTCGGATAACGACGTGTATCTGGTGAGCGGCAAGACGATTACTGTTACCGGTGTGCTCACCGGAACCGCGCCGGTTGCCACGATTACGCCGGAAGACTGTACGACTAACCCGCAGGTTATTGCGGCGGACGGCGTTTTGCTTGCAGAAGAAGTCTTAAAATTCAGTACTTCAGATACAAATTATATAATTGATGATGCCGGATATATTTGTAAAAAAATAACGGGCAGTTCTCTATCTGCTTCTGAGCTTTCAACTCGCAATTACATTTTTGAATCAACAACAATTTCAGATGATAGCGTTTCAATTTCAAGTGATACAATTATAAAGTGTGCAGATGGAGTAACACTAACAACACCGCCTATAACAATTGCTTCTGGGAATACTCTTGAATTTTCCAGTATGGGGGATGTAACTACCAAGCCTGTTATAACAAGTTCAAATACTTCTTCTTCTTTGCTTACTGTAAGCGGGGGCACGTTTACAGCGAATAATGTTGAAATAAAAGGTAATACAAGTGCTAGTAATGTCGCAGGAGCTTGCCTAAATATAAGCGGCGGAACAGCAAATCTAACGAATGTAGATTTTACAGGTAATATAGCAGGCGGAACAATAACAGGCGGCTGTATTTATGCAACTGGTACAAGTTCTGTAACATACAACGGCGGAACTTTTACTGCTGCTGACGGTTCAACCGGAGGCAATGCAACCGGATTCTTGGCATATGCCGCTGGTTCTTCAACGCTACGTATTTCGAACGTTGAAATTACCCGTAATACTGTAAAAAATCTTATTTATACGCAAGATTCTGTAAAACTCTCACTTTCAAAGTGCAAAGTTACCGACAATACATTAAGTAATTCGTCTGATAATTCAGGTCTGTTGTTGACCTCATCTTCTGAAAATACAGAGAATGTAATAGAAGAATGTACGGTTTCAAATAATACATTTGATTCAGCTAGTCAAGGTTATATCGGTCAAATTATTTATTACAGCGGAAGCGGGGGCGTGTTAACAATCGATAAAAGCACTTTTTCATCAAATACAGGAACTGGTAATAATGGGGCAATAATCGCAGTCGCTTTCGGTGCTACAATCAAGGTAACCGGAGGAACTTATTCGGAGAATGAGATTGGTAATACCGCAGACTCTTCTGTATGTAAGGGCGGAGCTTTCTATTGCGCAGGAATATTGAGTATTTCCAAAGACAGTTCAAATAACGAAACTCAAATAAAAAATAATAAATTATCTTCAGAGCAATACGCTCGTGGACCTGCAATTTATATTGAAGCAGCAGGGATTGTAACAACAGATACGGAAACGGTGATTACCGGTAACACAAAAGATGATAGAGAGTCTCGTAATAATCAGAGTTATGGACAAATATATTGCGAAACTGAAGGAACTTACAATTTCGTAACTGCAACTTCAAATACTAATTATCTTAATGCGGAATAA
- a CDS encoding phosphatase PAP2 family protein codes for MKPLYKFIGFFTMLAVCAGAFSAAESVSFRPDVFGVRAPASPVAFKDFFAGSAGVFALDPLYDGLIAGGGAALTGTAFVLDKVNGTPVWDGTAYDKDSVNPFDRWAMRPYSRAWHISGTVTEALAMLTPAVLAVADKEEWGVIGVMYAESVLWSYGLKETVKTFAERKRPYMYFDGAPSDKISDGDFARSFPSGHTTMAFNGAVFTSYVFAKYFPDSKLKIPVIAGSMSIAVATAVQRILSGNHFMTDVLAGAVLGSATGFLVPFLHTLPLADKGLRPVVTPASMSLQYRW; via the coding sequence ATGAAACCGTTGTACAAATTTATCGGATTTTTTACCATGCTCGCCGTATGTGCGGGTGCGTTTAGCGCGGCGGAAAGCGTCTCGTTCAGACCGGACGTTTTCGGAGTACGCGCGCCGGCTTCGCCCGTTGCGTTCAAGGATTTTTTTGCCGGCTCCGCGGGCGTCTTTGCCCTTGACCCGCTGTACGACGGATTAATCGCCGGCGGCGGCGCGGCTCTGACGGGTACGGCGTTCGTTTTGGATAAAGTGAACGGTACTCCCGTCTGGGACGGAACCGCTTACGATAAAGATTCCGTAAATCCGTTTGACCGGTGGGCCATGCGGCCGTACTCCCGCGCGTGGCATATTTCGGGAACGGTTACCGAAGCGCTCGCCATGTTGACGCCGGCCGTTCTTGCCGTGGCCGATAAAGAGGAATGGGGCGTCATCGGCGTCATGTACGCCGAATCCGTGCTGTGGTCGTACGGGTTAAAAGAAACGGTTAAAACGTTCGCGGAACGGAAACGGCCGTACATGTATTTCGACGGCGCGCCTTCCGATAAAATTTCCGACGGCGATTTTGCACGTTCGTTTCCGTCGGGACATACGACGATGGCGTTCAACGGCGCGGTCTTTACCAGCTACGTGTTCGCAAAATACTTTCCTGACTCGAAGCTGAAAATTCCGGTGATTGCCGGAAGCATGTCGATTGCGGTTGCGACTGCGGTTCAGCGCATATTGAGCGGCAATCACTTCATGACCGACGTACTTGCCGGTGCGGTTTTGGGCAGTGCGACCGGATTTTTGGTTCCGTTCCTGCACACGCTGCCGCTTGCGGACAAGGGGCTGCGGCCGGTGGTAACGCCCGCGAGCATGTCGCTGCAATACCGGTGGTAA
- a CDS encoding DNA-deoxyinosine glycosylase: MTFQKIEHPLDPVYDGGSRFLILGTMPSPVSREKSFYYSHPQNRFWQVLSAVFDVPIPFSIEDKVKLILTHKLALWDVLASCEIKGADDASIKNPIANDFGALLAAAPVERIFTTGQQAYKLYTKLCLPVTGIEAEPLPSTSPANRGRFPLNKLIEEYTVLRTGRKPGLIL; the protein is encoded by the coding sequence ATGACGTTTCAAAAGATAGAACATCCGCTCGATCCGGTGTACGACGGCGGCAGCCGATTCCTCATTTTGGGTACCATGCCGTCGCCGGTTTCACGGGAAAAGAGTTTTTACTATTCACATCCGCAGAATCGGTTTTGGCAGGTATTGTCCGCCGTATTCGACGTGCCGATTCCGTTTTCCATAGAAGATAAGGTAAAACTGATTCTTACGCATAAATTGGCCCTCTGGGACGTGCTCGCTTCGTGCGAAATAAAAGGTGCGGACGACGCTTCCATCAAAAATCCGATAGCGAACGATTTCGGCGCGCTGCTTGCGGCGGCTCCCGTTGAGCGGATTTTTACGACCGGGCAGCAGGCGTACAAGCTGTATACGAAACTGTGTTTGCCGGTAACCGGCATAGAAGCGGAACCGCTGCCTTCCACCAGTCCGGCAAACCGCGGCCGTTTTCCGCTGAACAAGTTGATAGAAGAATACACCGTGCTGCGTACCGGACGCAAACCGGGTTTGATTTTATAG
- a CDS encoding TrmH family RNA methyltransferase produces MKNKQYQELAVCGFAAVKALEKEHPERIRRLYFTAERAAQFGDLCRFLSQEKIPYNKVETLDLEKLCGSVHHQGVVAMIAQPEIEPLTVEITADWVRGGESAVLLDRVGNANNLGAIVRSAAFFGIRNIVIPLDEAQSSVTTSSYRVAQGGMEYVRVYSVRSAVRLLQDMSGKMVRFGTDVRGAAPVSNMARLRAGKAALVVLGNEEAGISPLIRENCDHLIIIPAVNAAVESLNVAQAASIILYELAKE; encoded by the coding sequence ATGAAAAATAAACAATATCAGGAACTCGCGGTATGCGGGTTTGCCGCGGTAAAAGCGCTGGAAAAAGAACATCCGGAGCGGATCCGGCGGCTGTATTTTACGGCGGAACGGGCCGCGCAGTTCGGCGATTTATGCCGTTTTTTATCTCAGGAAAAAATTCCGTACAATAAAGTGGAAACGCTTGACCTTGAAAAACTGTGCGGCAGCGTGCACCATCAGGGCGTCGTGGCCATGATCGCGCAGCCGGAAATAGAACCGCTCACCGTTGAAATCACCGCCGACTGGGTGCGCGGCGGCGAATCGGCGGTACTGCTCGACCGCGTGGGCAACGCGAACAATCTGGGGGCAATCGTACGGAGCGCGGCGTTTTTCGGGATACGGAATATCGTCATTCCGCTCGACGAAGCGCAGTCTTCGGTTACGACCAGCTCGTACCGCGTTGCGCAGGGCGGCATGGAGTACGTGCGCGTGTATTCGGTACGCTCGGCGGTACGGCTGCTGCAGGACATGAGCGGCAAGATGGTACGCTTCGGAACGGACGTGCGCGGCGCCGCCCCGGTGAGCAATATGGCCCGCCTGCGCGCGGGAAAAGCCGCACTGGTCGTTCTGGGCAATGAAGAAGCGGGAATCTCGCCGCTCATCCGTGAAAACTGCGATCATCTGATTATCATTCCCGCGGTGAACGCCGCCGTCGAAAGCCTGAACGTCGCGCAGGCGGCGTCGATCATTCTGTACGAATTGGCGAAAGAGTAA